Proteins encoded together in one Impatiens glandulifera chromosome 1, dImpGla2.1, whole genome shotgun sequence window:
- the LOC124919919 gene encoding uncharacterized protein LOC124919919, whose protein sequence is MLGGQSWCCFSTDSSDQLFNELPQPFSLPSPIPTWPQGQGFGGGKICLGDIEVVQIGTLESIWNCNHSSRKGTRGATFYRPVGIPDGYFCLGHYCHPNNQPLRGFLLVAKEIITNPSSNPPALSEPSGYTLVWCIDSYESNIGTCYIWLPNPTKGYKATGFVVTDGPEMPGLDEVRCVREDLTEVCETFDVIMETYSKISKKTLKVWKTRPSQRGIWAKGVSVGTFFCMTTSDVDLGENLGIACLKNLDSGLSAMPNIEQVHSLIQHYGPRVFFHEDETYMPSSVSWFFENGALLFGNEKFNGERIPTTGSNLPVGGSNDKEYWIDLPKDETKRDYLKKGNLESAEFYVHVKPAFGGTFTDIAMWVFHPFNGPSTIKASLVNIGLNKIGEHIGDWEHFTLRLSNFTGELWSIYLSQHSGGNWVDAFDLEFFNGNRTIVYSSKSGHATFPHQGCFLQGTSKLSIGVRNDTSKSKHYVDSNTKYQIVAAEYLGNDVVKQPHWLQYMREWGPTIVYDTWSEIDKIMSHFPVFIRFSADLLFELFPTAIYGEEGPTGPKEKNNWEGDERC, encoded by the exons ATGTTGGGGGGCCAATCTTGGTGCTGCTTCAGTACAGATTCCTCAGACCAGCTTTTCAATGAATTGCCACAACCCTTCTCTCTTCCTTCACCCATTCCAACATGGCCTCAAG GACAAGGATTTGGTGGAGGAAAGATATGCCTAGGAGACATAGAAGTTGTTCAAATAGGTACATTGGAAAGTATATGGAATTGCAACCACTCAAGCAGAAAAGGGACAAGAGGAGCCACCTTTTATCGACCCGTTGGAATCCCCGATGGCTATTTCTGCCTCGGTCACTATTGCCACCCCAACAATCAACCCCTTCGAGGCTTTCTTCTTGTAGCCAAAGAAATCATAACTAATCCATCTTCAAATCCTCCTGCTCTTTCCGAGCCTTCGGGCTACACTTTAGTGTGGTGCATCGATAGCTATGAAAGTAATATTGGCACATGCTACATATGGTTGCCAAACCCGACGAAAGGATATAAAGCTACAGGATTTGTGGTCACCGATGGGCCCGAAATGCCAGGGCTTGATGAAGTTCGATGCGTGAGGGAAGATCTTACAGAAGTATGTGAAACATTCGACGTGATCATGGAGACATATTCGAAGATTTCGAAGAAAACTCTTAAGGTTTGGAAAACTAGACCTTCTCAAAGGGGTATATGGGCTAAAGGAGTTTCGGTTGGGACGTTTTTTTGCATGACAACGTCGGATGTTGACTTAGGAGAAAACCTTGGGATTGCATGCTTGAAGAATCTTGACTCGGGGTTAAGCGCGATGCCGAATATCGAACAAGTTCATTCGCTTATTCAACACTATGGGCCGAGAGTGTTTTTCCATGAGGACGAGACCTACATGCCTTCTTCGGTCTCGTGGTTCTTTGAAAACGGGGCGCTTCTTTTTGGGAATGAGAAGTTTAACGGGGAGAGGATTCCTACGACGGGATCCAACTTGCCCGTGGGTGGAAGTAACGATAAAGAGTATTGGATAGACTTGCCGAAAGATGAAACAAAGAGAGATTATCTTAAGAAGGGAAACCTCGAAAGTGCGGAGTTTTATGTTCATGTGAAGCCGGCTTTTGGTGGGACTTTCACCGATATCGCTATGTGGGTGTTTCACCCCTTCAATGGACCATCAACCATCAAGGCTAGCCTTGTGAACATTGGGTTGAACAAAATAGGGGAGCACATAGGCGATTGGGAGCATTTCACTCTTCGTTTGAGTAACTTCACCGGAGAACTATGGAGCATTTACTTGTCGCAACATAGCGGGGGAAATTGGGTAGACGCCTTTGACTTGGAGTTCTTCAATGGGAATAGGACGATTGTTTATTCGTCGAAATCGGGTCATGCAACTTTCCCCCATCAAGGATGTTTCCTCCAAGGAACATCAAAGTTGTCTATTGGAGTAAGGAATGACACTTCCAAGAGCAAACACTATGTGGACTCCAATACCAA GTACCAAATCGTGGCAGCCGAGTATCTAGGAAACGATGTTGTGAAACAACCACATTGGCTACAATACATGAGAGAATGGGGTCCTACGATAGTTTACGATACATGGTCTGAAATAGACAAGATAATGAGCCATTTCCCGGTGTTCATTCGCTTCTCAGCTGATCTACTTTTCGAGTTGTTCCCCACTGCAATTTACGGAGAGGAAGGACCGACAGGACCTAAGGAGAAAAACAATTGGGAAGGAGATGAAAGGTGTTAG